The genomic segment AATGAGTGGAACCCTCAGTGGGCGCAGCAGGAAATAAAAAGACTCGATGAGGAATTGTCAAGACTGGAGGAAGAGCAGGCAATAATCGATGGCCAACTGAGGCAATATCGTGAGGCGGAGACGCACTGCCACACGTTATTTGGCGGCTACCAGGGTACGGTAGCACAGATTGCAAGGCAGCTGGAGCGCGATCAAGATACCTATGGTTGGTTTCCGGATGTTGTTAGTCCTGATAGCCGGTGTTCGTTGCAGGCCTCTGAGTTGGTATTCTTGGCCGGGGTTCATGGCTCGCTTACAGAGGAACGCTTAAATGAGCTTCATTTGGAGGTTGGTGACTTTCCGCTTCCCGATCCTGAAGCATTCCGGCAGGCCCTAGAAGCCCTATCTGCTGCCGAACAGAGATCGCAAGCCCTTTGTAAGGCAGTAGAGCTGGAAGAGCTTGGCCGGTTACAGCATTTTCCGGATGCCGCCTTGGAGAACTGTAAGGCGTTTTTAAACACTCTCGAAGGGGAAATTATACGAGCCGCTCGTGTGTTCGGTAAACTCTCAGGGGAAATACTGAAAGACTTGCTTTCAGGTCAGGAAGTACGATGGCTGAGGCTTATCCAGAACCTTGAACCGTTACTTGCTCAAATCAAGGCAGCTTGCGAGAAGTTGGGAACTGCCCGGGTAGAGCTGCCAAGAGAGGTGGAACGGTCAAAGCTTTTGGGGGATGCCCGGCGGCGCCTTGAGCATTTCAGAAGGGGTGGCCGGCGGGGCTTTAGTTTTTTTGCTCCTCAAGTCGTGCGCGAGACACGCTATGTGGAGGAGAGCTGCTGGGTGAATGGGGAGGTGCCGCGGGAGCCCAGCTTGCTTGAAATTCTAGTAACGTTTCTTGAATTAGAGGCGCTCATCCAACAGTTTTCCGCCACCTGCCCTGAACTGGCTAATTTAATAAACCAGCCCGACCTCCGGGGAGCGGCTCAAATCGCTGAAGAATTGGTTCGTGAACTGGCCTGCCTGCTCAGGTTGTTTGAAGAACAAGAGCAGCATCCCCTGACGATTATCCCCATTCATGAAAGGGTCTTGCTTGTCGAAACCGGTGAGCTCCGGAAGTGGCTTGCGCTCCTTGAAGCGGAAATGGCCCGGCGGGCAGCGGAGCGGGCTAAAGAGGCACCCGCAACCTGGCTGGGGAATATTCGTAGCTTATCGGAAGGTAATTTGCATCCCTGCATGCACGAGCTGGCCGGGGCAATTGCAGAACGTGATGTAATTAAGTGGAAGGCTGCCTGGGAGGCAAGGGAACGTTTTAAGGAAGAAAAAGAGCGCTTTAACCGCTATCAGAAACTGGTCAACCGGCTGGAACAGGAATGTCCCGGCTTGAAGAGCCTGTTGCATTCTAATTGCGGGAATCCTGAATGGCGGGAGCGAATTTTGCGGCTTGATCAGGCCTGGGCCTGGGCCGCCGCCCGCGCCTGGCTCCGTCAGGTAATCAATAAAGACAATTATAATGTGCTGACGGAGCAGAGAAAGCGAATTAATAAAAAAATCGAAGCAACAATTTTGCGCCTCGTGGAGCTCAGGGCCTGGAAATCCTTCTTTGACCGGTTGGACGATAGGACGCAGCAGAGCCTCATTGCCTGGCAAAAAGCTATGGCCCGTGTAGGAAAGGGGACGGGGAAGTATGCCTTCAAGCATCGTCGCGCGGCCCGCAGTTATTTGCTGGATTGTATCCAGAAGATTCCGGCGTGGATTATGCCTACCCATAAACTTTGGGATACAGTAACTGCTGAGGCCGGCATGTTCGATACAATCATTATCGACGAGGCTTCCCAGGCCGGAATTGAGTCGCTTATCCTACTCTTGCTTGGGAAGCGCATAGTGGTCGTTGGCGACGACAAGCAGAACAGCCCGGAAGCGGTCGGTGTTCTGGAGGAAGATATTGCCCGCCTGGCGCGGGAGCACTTACGAGATTTCCGCTTCCGGGAAGAATTCAGACCAGATACTAGTCTCTATGACCATGCTGAGCGGGCCTTTGGAAATGTAATTTCTCTCCGGGAGCATTTTCGCTGCGTACCGGAGATCATTCGCTTCAGTAACGACCTGTGTTATACTGATGCACCATTGATTCCTTTGCGTCAACCCCCGCCCGATCGGCTTCCTCCGTTGCAAGTTACCTTTGTGCCTGAGGGATTTTGCGAAGGAGAAGGGCAGCGACTTATTAATCGAGCCGAAGCAGACGAAATCGTGCGGACGATACAAAAGTGTCTTGAAGATAAGGCCTATAAGGGCAAAACTATGGGGGTTATTGTTCTTCAAGGTAACGCTCAAGCAGAGCTGATCGAGAGAAAACTTGCCGAAGTACTTGAGCCTAAGGAACGTGAGGAACGAAAACTCCGGTGCGGCGTACCGGCTACCTTCCAGGGCGATCAAAGGGATGTAATTTTTCTTTCGTTAGTGGTGGCGCCCAACCATTCGTACAGAGCACTGACCGGTCTTCCGGACCAGCGGCGCTTTAACGTTGCCATGAGCCGGGCCAAGGATCAGGTATGGTTGTTCCATAGCGTGCGACAGCATGAACTCAGCCGTGAGGATTTACGTTGGCGCCTCCTGCATTTCTTCTATAGTCCCGGCCAGGGGGCGCTTGAGGAACTCTATGAAGAGCGGGAACGCTTGGAACGCGAAGGGAGCCGGAGACCACGGCAGATCGGCACCCAGCCGGACCCCTAT from the Moorella sp. E308F genome contains:
- a CDS encoding AAA domain-containing protein is translated as MWLEIRKKRRPNPPPVPEEIKCWLPEKFLDKPEEYVGRNTEDLLGLLREKITVLTPKKSLEPYAPPDQPLIVPQDVLEERLLKDHPEVEEAWLEYLVNHWESWAQEVHIWQEVQRVYEDVDFMRRRLEEAEERYELVLAVGLLQWRDPFDVTIKRHLLTAPAEISQDAARGILTVTPAASFDGFRIELDMLELQHQPDLGPVKKELEDLLEELDVRVWDKAKVGKILHVIANRASSDAWVDEEGWKPLERVDKTFRIVLAPALVLRERRPTAYDELINRFLEASENEQLFSPTGPWKQFVAEGEASSGLDEVVPADDTVSGSGGDRLYFPLHTNEEQMKIAERLRVRPYVLVKGPPGTGKSHTIANLICHLLASGERVLVTAHAPKALAVLRELLPGDIPNLCVMAFGSTRDDQKLLEDSIRRILARKNEWNPQWAQQEIKRLDEELSRLEEEQAIIDGQLRQYREAETHCHTLFGGYQGTVAQIARQLERDQDTYGWFPDVVSPDSRCSLQASELVFLAGVHGSLTEERLNELHLEVGDFPLPDPEAFRQALEALSAAEQRSQALCKAVELEELGRLQHFPDAALENCKAFLNTLEGEIIRAARVFGKLSGEILKDLLSGQEVRWLRLIQNLEPLLAQIKAACEKLGTARVELPREVERSKLLGDARRRLEHFRRGGRRGFSFFAPQVVRETRYVEESCWVNGEVPREPSLLEILVTFLELEALIQQFSATCPELANLINQPDLRGAAQIAEELVRELACLLRLFEEQEQHPLTIIPIHERVLLVETGELRKWLALLEAEMARRAAERAKEAPATWLGNIRSLSEGNLHPCMHELAGAIAERDVIKWKAAWEARERFKEEKERFNRYQKLVNRLEQECPGLKSLLHSNCGNPEWRERILRLDQAWAWAAARAWLRQVINKDNYNVLTEQRKRINKKIEATILRLVELRAWKSFFDRLDDRTQQSLIAWQKAMARVGKGTGKYAFKHRRAARSYLLDCIQKIPAWIMPTHKLWDTVTAEAGMFDTIIIDEASQAGIESLILLLLGKRIVVVGDDKQNSPEAVGVLEEDIARLAREHLRDFRFREEFRPDTSLYDHAERAFGNVISLREHFRCVPEIIRFSNDLCYTDAPLIPLRQPPPDRLPPLQVTFVPEGFCEGEGQRLINRAEADEIVRTIQKCLEDKAYKGKTMGVIVLQGNAQAELIERKLAEVLEPKEREERKLRCGVPATFQGDQRDVIFLSLVVAPNHSYRALTGLPDQRRFNVAMSRAKDQVWLFHSVRQHELSREDLRWRLLHFFYSPGQGALEELYEERERLEREGSRRPRQIGTQPDPYESWFEVDVALELLRRGYRVRPQYEVSGYRIDLVIEGLENRLAVECDGDAWHGPEQYERDMARQRQLERAGWTFVRIRESEFYANRRDALQLIEEGCKWLKIHPMEL